One Bos taurus isolate L1 Dominette 01449 registration number 42190680 breed Hereford chromosome 4, ARS-UCD2.0, whole genome shotgun sequence genomic window, TGATGCGCTGTGTTTTGTTTACTGCATCTTGatgtacaatattttattttgtcttgtctTTCTAGAATAGATCATAAAGGTCACAGGAAGAGGAAACATACTTTATAGTTAGATTTCCCAAGCAAATGGCACTTAGTACTTTgggattgatttcatttatttataattagaTACTCCTTTTTTACTTGATTACTACTGTCAGATATTCATAAGatatttgaatatttgaattAGCTTCTTTGAGAATAGTCACACCAGTTCTACCTGATGCCCTGCTATTCAGAGTGTTACTGGCTAACTTCCATGAATGTCTCTGTTTAATTTACTGGCTCAATTGAAGaattaatagcttttttttttggttgtttttctttcttcattctttaaGGAAAAGTATAGAATATAAACCCTAGCTTACACCTTAATAATGTACTTCTATGTAGTGTTAGTAGAGGGGGGTAGAATTTGAGTTTTATTGTTACTGAAGCAGTTGTTAAACATTTGATGATTATCTCTACACCAAGTGTTGAGTGTTTAAAAGACTAAGGCACAAAAAAGGTAACTTTTTCCCCTGCTTCCTTGGAACAGAGAGATCCTCTGACAGCTTCTATAGCTGAGACTAAGCTTGAGAAGTAAAATTGTTGGTTTACCTTTTTACTAATGTCAGATAATGTATACTTTTGGTTTTCTTGTTAGTGTGTAGTTTCTTTCATCTGAGACTGTGAAACATTTTTAGGTGTCCTTTTGAATGCTAGTTATATTTGCTAAACACAATCagattatttttagatttcataaatCCTTCTTGGCAAATATAAGATGGTTCAGATTCTATGTTGTAACTTGGTTTGGGTGTGTACTTTTTGAATACGTGATTTAATGGGTCTTATTTCAGACATGTCAGGTAGTATTCATTCTGAATTATTGCCAGTAACCATTTCCAGATAAAAATTGTAGCTTTATTTATGGAGCTACACACATAGCAACTTTTTGTTGGGGGCAGGAGTTGAGCATCATCCAGAGGAGTCAGATTGCTTCGAAGTTGACTCTCTGCTTTTTAGGACTTGGTGCTTCTTTATGTTAAGAGATACAGTGTTGTAACTAAGCCCCTCATGtgtctatatatttaaaaaaaaaattgacagacAACATTTTCAGTAGACCTCTCATATACAAAACAAAGCCTTAGTCTAATGGTCCTCATTTTTTCATCTGacatttccattctttttaaacttttgtccAATCTCGAAACCTCAAAGTTGTCTTTGATTTTCTCAGTTTTATCCCATATAGCTGATATTCTACCCATTCTTACTGTTTGTTTTGGCTGGGCTATgttgcatgcaggatcttagtcccccaaccagggatcaaacccttgccccccTGTAGGGGAAgggtggagtcctaacccctggactgccggAAAAGTCCCaaatcttactttatttttttttttaatagttttgaaaTGTAGTTCCCAAACCATACAGTTGGATTTAGTGGTATGTTCACGGACTTGTGCAAgaatcaccactatctaatttttATATCTAACTTTacttatctcctgagaaacctgtatgcaggtcaagaagcaacagttaaaaccagacatggaacaatggactggttccagattgggaaaggagtacgttaaggctgtatattgtcactctgcttatttaacttttatgcaggatacatcatgcgaaatgccgggctggatcaatcacaagctggtatcaaaattgctgggagaaatatcaacaacctcagacatgtagGTGATACCACTAATTGGAGGaatagaagaggaactaaaaaaagcctcttgataagagtgaaagaagagagtgaaaaaagctggcttaaaactcagcattcaaaaaaaaaactatgatcatggcattcgattctatcacttcatggcaaatagaaggggaaaacatggaagtagtgacagattttattttcgtgggctccacatgaaattaaaagacacttgctccttggaaggatatTTATGGCaaacctgtgaaagtgaaagttgttcagtcgtgtcctaccatttgtgaccccatggattatacagtccatggaattctccaggccagaatactggagtgggtagcctttcctttctccaggggatcttcccaacccaggaatcaaacccaggtctcctgcaggcagattctttaccagctaagccacaagggaagccctggcaaacctagagagtgttaaaaagcagagacatcactttgctgacaaaggtttgtatatatcaaagttatgtttttttccagtagtcatttatggatctGACAGAatgtaaagaagactgagcgttgaagaataaattatgcttttgaattgtaatgctggagaagactcttgagaatcccttggacagcaaggaggtcaagtcagtcaatcttaaaggaaatcaactttaaatattcattagaaggactgatgctgaagctccaataccttggccacctgatgtgaagagctgactcattggaaaagaccctgatgctgggaaagattgaaggcaggaggagaaggggctgacagaggatgagatggtgggatggcatcactgactcaatggacatgagtttgtgcaaactctgggagatagtgaaggacagggaagcctagcacgcttcattccatggggtcacaaagagtcagacatgacttagtgattaaacaacaactaTATTTCATTGCCTCCCAAAGAAACTCCATACCATTAGCATTCATTTCTCATTCCCCTCACACCCAACCCTGGACAGTAACTCATTTCATGTCTCTCTGGATTTGCCTGTCCTGGACTTTTCTTTtagtgaaatcatataatatgtagtcTTTTCTGACTGCCTCTCAttggcataatgttttcagggttcatccatgttttagCATGGAtcagtgcttcattcctttttatggctataTTGCATCGTATgaatacaccacattttgttaattcattcaccagttgatggacgtttgggttgtttccaccatttGGCTATTAAGAATACtcctgctgtgaacattcatgtacaagtttttttgTGTAGATACCTGTGTCAGTTTTATGGCTTATATACCCTAAAGTGTAATTGGTGCATCGGATGGTAACTCTGCTCAGCTTTTGGAGGATTCGCAAGACtttcccatagtggctgcatcatgTTGCATCCCCACCAGCAGCGTATGTTCCATTTTCTGCCTTTCCGTGCCAGCACTTGCTCATCTTTTTCATTCAAGTCGTCCTAGTGGATGTAATGAGGCAccttgtgggtttgatttgcatttccttaatgactaatgatgttgagcatctttccatgtgattGTTGGctgtttatttgtatttcttctttggagaaatgtctcttcaaatcctttgctcattttaaaattgggttgtctttttatcaTTCAGTcaagagttccttatatattctgaGCACAggtcctttatcagatacatgatgtGCACATATTTCATTCTGTGGTTGTCTTCACCGTCTTGGTATTCTTTGAAACACAAACACTTGAAATTTTGACAAAGTgagatttatccatttttaaaagagatttacaGTTtaagctcttatatttaggtctatgatccctTTTGAGTTAAGTTTTGTTTGTGATGTGAAGTAGGTGTcagctttgttcctttttatgtggATATGCAGTTGTCCTAGCATCGTTCCTTGCAAAGACCATCCTCCTCCCATTGGCTGCTTAgcacccttgttgaaaatcacaTGACCATAAATGTAAAGGTTTATTCTTGGACCCTTTATTCTACTCCATTGATCttgatttttaagaagaaaaaccaTTCGTGTTTGCTTGCCTTCTCTGCTTGTCTCTTTATTCCGCTGTTTTGGGTACAGCTGTCAGGTGAATGCTGACAGAATGGTGCTTCATCACGTTGCTGCTGGTAAAGAGCAGGCAGTGGTTTCCTACCCTTTGGCATGAGAACTAAACGTGCTTGCTGGTTTTTTGAAGTCCATCAGTTAGCCCCACCTGGCTCTCCATACTGgtatttctctccattttttgtTCAAATCTTCTTTTCTCATTGGGCCTATTTCTTTTATTCAGGTCATCACATTGTCATTCCTGTCTTGTACCTTGATTCTCCAGAGTCACGTCCCTTTGCCAGCTTAAATTTTAACACTTCCTTAGCATCTTTAGAGCCTTTAATAACAAGTTGAGGTACACTGATCTCTTTCAGGTATGGTTTCTTAAAAGAAGCACTTCTGTGTCATTCATTTTGTTACTTAATGCATGACCCAGTTCTGGTTTTTCATGCATCTGTTACATTCAAGGTCCTGTGCAGGGTCCTGTCTGTTGTTATAATATTGTGCTTAATGTGTAGCTTTTCTTTCTGTACATCATATAAATTCTTTAAGAAAAGAGACCATTTTGAAATCTTGTCACAGGGCTGGATATGAAACTGATTTTTGGTATATAAGGGACTGCAATCCTTCAATCAAAACCTTTAGAGGCCAGATGTATTTGGGAGGATGCTTTTCAGATTTCTTCTCACCCATTTGTCCTCTACGTAGCTTTGCTCATGTCACTCCTCAGTTCCCAAACTTCTGGTGTTTTACCATTTATTGTCCCCAATATGTTTGTGAGAAGCAGCTACATATTCCTAGAGTCTCAGAATCATTGCAGAAAGGACATAATCAGGATGTATTTAGTGTTGAGCTTGGGAGGAAGGCACTCCCTTCCTTCTGCTTATCTTCTCTGCAGGGAGTGCTTTGgggatgggggtaggggtgggggggcCGTGGCGATAGAATCCAGCCATCCGGATGGACCACTGAGGAGGCCTCCAGGTCTTGACTTGGAGGAAGTTAAGCATTCCTGTCCTGTGGAGAGGCTTCTGGCTCATTCGTGACctgagctctgctgctgctgctgctgctaagttgcttcggtcgtgtccgactctgtgcgaccccatagacggcagcccaccaggctcccccatccctgggattctccgggcaagaacactggagtgggttgccatttccttctccaatgcatgaaagtgaaaagtgaaagtgaagtccctcagtcgtgtccaactcttagcgaccccatggactgcagcctaccaggctcctccgtccatgggattttccaggcaagagtactggagtggggtgccacctcGTTCCTCAGATacagatgttattttttttaatcctttatttATTCCGATTAAAATTTCTTACCTCTCTAAACTTGCCTATCGAGTATTCCATGAACAACATACAAATGCTTTTCTACTGTCATACATTTTCCTCCAGCTTCTCTTCATGTGCACCATTTCTCTACGTTGTGTATGTAGTTTCACAATATCCCATTGGTAGACATAGCAGTATTTTGAAACGAGTTGGATGACTTGTCCAGAGACTCATGACTTGTCTAGAGAcccatgatttttgttttgtgtttcaaataactgttttgtttttgtttttgtttttaattgcccTGGTGCTAGTGAAATTGCCAaaatgaaatcacatttagatTTGCCTTATTCATTTTGAGACACACTTGGTAAGAACCAAGAACCCTAGAATTTTGAAGCTGGAAGGAAGATGGTTAGTATAATTTTTTGTAAGTCAGGAGCCTCAAATCAGCATAGCACCAAGGAGGTTAAGTGTCTTGCCTGAAGGTACACAGCTAGATAGTGTAGAaccacaatttatttttcttgaaatttttcaaCCTTCTGTTCTTTCTGTTTGGTGTTAGAGCTAACATTCTTAGGtgatttttcccccttctctttttaaGCAAATTTAATACTCTTTCTGGATTTGGAAAACCTCTTACTTCCTGGTTTCAACCCATGGGCGTGGGAAAAAATCATTTGGCTTCTTGGTGCCACATTGGTAAAAGTATTTCACAAGCTATGTTTGAATAATCAAATGTTCAGAAAACAGTGTATGTTTTGACTTGATAGTCTCTTTTCTGCTTCCTACTAACAAACCCATTTAAATTATGGGTGTTTAAAGCTTAGTAAGCTTAAGGCTTAGAAAGGATCCAGCTGTGTTGTGTCTCCATATGCGTCTCCAACTTGAAGATAATTCAACCACTGGTGCTAAGTgcaatgctttatttttctgtgttaacCTCTGCTGTGTATTTATTAGGAGCTACAGtaactaaagaaaataataaaaaatcagtTGCAAgttcaaatttataaaattagaGGTTATGTGTTCAGTTGGGCATTTTAAATTATTGGTTGAAAGTGTTaggtgcttagtcgtgtccagttctCTGCTATCCCatgactgttgcccaccaggctcctctgttcatggaattctccaggcaagaatactgtagtgggttgccgttcccatctccaggggatcttccctatccagggattgaacctggctctcctgaattgcaggcagattttttttaccatctgagccaccagggaagcccactgagggCAGGGTGGAGGAAAGGCAGGAAATTATAGATCATCGTTAAAACTCCAAGCTGAAGGAACTCTGAAGCTCTTTTGGTGTGCAGGGATTTTCATGAAGCAGTTTTTGTTCAGGAAGACAGTCACCCAGTGagataaacactgctgctgctgctaagtcgcttcagtcgtgtctgattgaagcgaccccatggactgcagccctccaggcttctccatccatgggattctccaggcaagaacactggagtgggttgccatttccttctccaatgcaggaaagtggaaagtgaaaggaagtcgctcagtcgtgtccgactcttagcgaccccatggactgcagcctaccaggctcctccatccatgggattttccaggcaacagtactggagtggggtgagttCTCTTAAGGTTGTGCATGTGTCTCTTGCCACTGATTCAGAGCTGGTTAGGGGACCTGTGGTCTCTGCAGGTTTTAAGTGCCCTGCCCATTAGACTCCACCCAAGCCAGAGAGCTAAGCCATATGCTCTTTCAGTTGTGTGACAGTCTCTTGCTTTCTGTCATTGTATATTTTAGTTTTTGAGTGTGAATCTGCTTTAGGTTGTCCTGTGCTCCTGTGATGAAAGACCCTGAACAAGTTACTTCATGTCTTAGACAAGGTGCCTCTTAAAAATTGAAAAGCTTGAACTGTGAATGTcccttcattttctaaaattctatgatttagctagatactttttaaaattggatACTTTTTACTTGATGTAGCAAGAAATAACAAATCTCATAACCACTCCACCccccattaaaaaaataccaaacTGTGGCTCTTAACAAAAATCAGATTTTGGCTTGAGTTTCTAGAACTTACAGCCAAGTCTTTGTAAGGTCGATGTGTTTAGTTCTACCATATACTATTTAACCTTGTGGGAGGATATTTCCGTGCCTATTTTATAGAAGAAAGATGTGAACTTCATGCTATGCACTCCTCTGGACTGGGCACTAAGGTCTTCTAACTGTCCTGAGTTCCTTAGGAGAATACTCTCTGTGTCATCTGGTTTGGTAAGAACACTGTCCATGTCGTCTGGTTGGTATCAGGTGGCACAGAACTCAGTCTCCAGTGTGACTCTTCCTATTCTATTCTTACAGCTTGGATTTACTCTTGGCAACGTGGTGGGAATGTATCTGGCTCAAAACTATGACGTAAGTGACCATATTCATGTCTTCCTTGATTCCACATACCTAGTGTATAGTGACTTGTGTTTCTTGAAGTAAAGTATGCCTTCCAGCTTAAACAAGGTGGTCCATAGGTCTGAGAGGAAAGTCCTGAATTTTATAGAAAGATTTTCCATTGTCTGAAAAAATAGAACTCACAGAAGCACCTGACCTACATTTCACCCTAAGAGAACAAAATCCCATCAGTTTAGGTGGTCTCATGGTGACCATGAGCTGTGTTTGTTAGCGCAGAGTAACGTTGTTGGGAGTTTTACAGTTCTGTGGAAAATCACGTGAAGTGAGACTTCACTGGACAGTCTTTCCAGTCCCTGCTACCCGGCTGTAGAGATGACTGAGTAGTTTGGAGGTGGATCCATTTAGTGCTACACATGTAAGGACAGAATTCCGTGAAGTAGGGAGTTGTATTAGCTTCACTTTACAGATGTGTAAGTTGAAAATCAGGTGACACAACTGCCCATGAATGGGAATCCTGAAATGTAATGTTTCTTttaaggagacaaggaaagaagaCATGATTTTAACTTTTGATTTGTAGTGAAGTTTTTAGTGTGACAAAGAGAATTAACTGTCATCCTTAAACTGGAGTCATGTGGTCTTCTAGGCAGGTGCTTGTTAAGTTACGTCACATTTATTGTTTACACGTACAACTTtgcttggactataaagaaaatttggaccataaagctgagtgccaaagaattgatgcttttgaactgtgctgttgaagaagactcttgagagtcacttggactgcaaggagatccaaccagtccatcctaaaggaaatcaatcctaagtgttcattggaaggactgttgttgaagctgaaactccaatactttggccacctgatgtgaagaggtgactcatttgaaaagaccctggtgctgggaaagattgaaggcgggaggagaaggggacgacagaggatgagatggttgggtggcattactgactgaatggacatgagtttgagtaaactccaggagttggtgatggacagggaggcctggtgtgctgcagtccatggggttgcaaagactcggacactactgagcgactgaactgaactgaacaactttgCTTGGCACTGGATTGAGGGAGTTCAGTGGGTATATAAAAGTAGAACTCAGGGTCTGActtttggggagggagggatctTTCTTAGGCAATTCTGAGGTTAAGAAACACCGCTGTTTATCAGGTTTCTTTTAGAGGAAAGTTAAGAAGCCATTTCACTTtagaggaagagaaatgaaaaaatactgaCTAAGTAGACATAAAATGATgatattctcttttctctttaaagatACCAAACCTGGCTAAAAAacttgaagaaattaaaaaggacgTGGACGCCAAGAAGAAACCCCCTAGTTGCTGAAGCCAACTCCAGCACTGCCTTCTGGATAAACTGAGTCTACTGCTCTCCAGGGCCtcctttaccatttgaaccaaaAGCTTTTGTTTTAATCTCCAGCCTCCACAGTTTTCTTTTTCGCTAGACCTTGCATTGCCTCACAGCACAAAAGGGGCCAGAAGTTAAGAGCAACCATTATTTCTCCAACATCCTCActacttccttcctccttccagcCTCTTGGGAGGTCCTGAGAATGAAATCATGGTGCTCGATTAGTTGTCATACCTTTAATTAGTAGTCTCTCCCTTATTCTTTGGGATTTCTACTacctttttcaaaagaaaaatggatgAGTTTTATGTAGTTGATGAGATCCAAATGATGCGTATTTCAGAGTCTGGTGATTATAATGGGTTTTTAAACATTTGGTACTAAATTATATTGTTTCACAGtagtaattaaaatgaaaatctggaaGCTAGTTTCTGTGAATTATCTACTGATTTTATATCATCAGGAAGCTCCATAGTTGCTAATTTCACCAATAAATCAATTTACTATTCATTAACCAAGAAATTGTGTTCTGAGAATCCTATCAGGAATTGGggaatttaaaagtatttaaaataatggtCTTTGTCTTCAGTAGAATTCATAATCTAGTGTGCCTGTTTTTTCTAGATGTATTTGATCAATCTCTTTTCAGTCATGAGAATCATAGTTAATGCGATTACAGATACTTTTGACATTACATGATAGATCTATGAGAAATTGTCTATAAAGGaaattttctgcatttttatattaaaaaagtgtATACATTATAACTTTAGAGTGATTCTCATAAGACTTTGTGTTTTTCTCCTGCAATCAGAAATTACTTTTGTAATTTTTCAATGCATAATCAGTCCATAAAGTTTTTTAGttgtaaaaaaatgtttaaatacataACTTTCCTCTGGGTCAATACAAAAGTGATTTGTATTACCCTCCAGCTCATAGTTCCTCCCACTGGAGTCAGACACTGTCACTAGTTTCTTGTATCCT contains:
- the STMP1 gene encoding short transmembrane mitochondrial protein 1, producing the protein MLQFLLGFTLGNVVGMYLAQNYDIPNLAKKLEEIKKDVDAKKKPPSC